Proteins encoded within one genomic window of Solibaculum mannosilyticum:
- a CDS encoding amino acid ABC transporter ATP-binding protein: MINVKDLRKSFGDHEVLCGINQHIEKGEKVVVVGPSGSGKSTFLRCLNLLETPTSGEIWFEGNLITDPKTNINQLRQKMGMVFQHFNLFPHLTILDNITLAPIKLKLQTPDEAKENGLKLLKRVGLSDKADTYPARISGGQKQRIAIVRSLAMNPDVMLFDEPTSALDPEMVGEVLEVMKELAEEGMTMVVVTHEMGFAREVANRVLFMDEGNVVEEAPPQQFFQNPQHSRSQEFLSKVL, translated from the coding sequence GTGATAAACGTTAAAGATCTTCGCAAATCCTTTGGCGATCATGAAGTGCTGTGCGGTATCAATCAGCACATTGAAAAAGGCGAAAAAGTGGTTGTAGTCGGCCCTTCCGGCTCGGGTAAATCCACCTTTTTGCGTTGCCTCAATTTGCTGGAGACTCCTACTTCCGGTGAAATCTGGTTTGAAGGCAATTTGATCACTGATCCGAAAACCAACATCAATCAATTGCGCCAGAAGATGGGGATGGTATTCCAGCACTTCAATCTCTTCCCCCATCTCACTATCTTGGATAATATCACATTGGCCCCTATCAAATTAAAACTCCAGACACCCGATGAGGCAAAGGAAAACGGATTAAAGCTCTTAAAACGCGTTGGCCTTTCGGACAAGGCCGATACTTATCCGGCCCGCATCTCCGGAGGTCAGAAACAGCGTATCGCCATTGTGCGCTCCCTGGCTATGAACCCGGACGTCATGTTGTTTGACGAACCCACATCAGCCTTGGATCCGGAAATGGTCGGCGAAGTTCTGGAGGTCATGAAGGAGTTGGCCGAAGAGGGAATGACCATGGTGGTTGTCACCCACGAGATGGGGTTCGCCCGGGAAGTTGCCAACCGCGTCCTCTTTATGGATGAGGGAAATGTCGTGGAAGAAGCTCCTCCTCAGCAGTTTTTCCAGAATCCCCAGCATTCAAGATCCCAAGAGTTCCTTTCTAAAGTTTTATAA
- the thpR gene encoding RNA 2',3'-cyclic phosphodiesterase, with amino-acid sequence MRLFYAIDFPEEIKSALMRYQSDLRSIGTTGRFVRRDTLHLTLHFLGETPPSQLMKAKKAADQAAATCAPFSLCTASPGSFAKGRGGEVLWLGLEPCKALLDVQGQLEDCLERQEFKKDTKPYRPHITMARDADWSTDLPKLDPLTIPADGITLFESRRDVSTGRYRYIPLHIASFCGEA; translated from the coding sequence ATGAGACTGTTTTATGCCATCGATTTCCCTGAGGAGATCAAAAGCGCCCTGATGCGGTATCAGTCTGATTTGCGCAGTATAGGGACAACAGGACGATTTGTACGTCGGGATACCCTTCATCTAACCCTTCATTTCCTGGGAGAAACGCCGCCTTCCCAGCTTATGAAGGCAAAAAAAGCAGCTGATCAAGCAGCTGCGACATGCGCACCGTTTTCCTTGTGCACCGCTTCTCCCGGCAGCTTTGCTAAGGGAAGGGGAGGAGAAGTGCTCTGGCTGGGCCTTGAGCCGTGCAAAGCCCTGCTGGATGTACAAGGTCAACTGGAAGACTGTTTAGAGAGGCAGGAGTTTAAAAAGGATACAAAACCGTACCGTCCCCATATCACGATGGCTCGGGATGCCGATTGGTCAACCGATTTGCCAAAATTAGATCCTTTAACCATACCGGCTGATGGCATTACGCTGTTTGAAAGCCGGAGGGATGTTTCCACTGGACGATACCGATATATCCCACTCCACATAGCATCCTTCTGTGGAGAAGCATAA
- a CDS encoding Dabb family protein has product MVRHIVFWKLADEVNGMTKEEAAQTIKEKLEALVGVVPGLTKAEVNFVMPGGKFDVVLVSELESKEALAVYQNHPDHVAVKDFVHQVTIDRAAADCEV; this is encoded by the coding sequence ATGGTAAGACATATTGTATTTTGGAAATTGGCCGATGAAGTCAATGGGATGACAAAAGAAGAGGCAGCCCAGACCATTAAGGAGAAGCTGGAAGCACTGGTGGGAGTGGTTCCGGGATTGACCAAAGCCGAAGTGAACTTTGTCATGCCGGGAGGTAAGTTTGACGTTGTACTGGTATCGGAATTGGAGTCCAAAGAGGCCCTGGCTGTTTACCAGAACCATCCGGATCATGTCGCGGTCAAGGATTTTGTCCATCAAGTGACGATTGATCGGGCGGCAGCCGATTGCGAAGTATGA
- the glgP gene encoding alpha-glucan family phosphorylase, translated as MSKKPLCAYFCMEYGLDPSFKIYSGGLGILAGDILKAAHDLEMPMVGVGILWRQGYDRQVIHENGRPMDCFPEYRYDFLKDTGVEVSVEIRGREVRAKVWLCDCFGNVPLYLLDTNLPDNNDSLLTGQLYGWFNEERIAQEMILGIGGIRALEALHMKPDLYHFNDSHPAFAGLELIRREMEKDGITFQEARESVRRSIVFTTHTPVEAGNEVHSHDLLQYMGAYNGLDKEDIIDLGGDPFNMTVASLRMSYMANGVAQLHGETARKMWAKVEDAAPILAITNGVHNGTWQDAQVYSAYREEGDLMAAHGEAKRKMIDEIERRNGVRLKEDVLTIGFARRAAPYKRGNLIFGRMEVVEPLLKEGKLQIIFSGKAHPNDLTGKDIVAEYYAMSQKYPESIVFVQDYDMTVGALLTRGCDVWLNNPRRPMEASGTSGMKAAMNGVLNLSVLDGWWPEGCEHGANGWQIGDGYEGEDQDELDRESLYKVLLTEVIPTYYEDKEKWAKMMRASISMATDRFSAARMVHEYYDLMYSQKPEENTAEKKASK; from the coding sequence ATGAGTAAAAAGCCGTTGTGCGCCTATTTCTGCATGGAGTATGGTTTAGACCCATCCTTTAAAATTTATTCCGGCGGGCTGGGTATCCTGGCAGGAGATATTCTAAAAGCGGCCCATGATTTGGAAATGCCTATGGTGGGCGTCGGGATCCTGTGGCGCCAGGGGTATGATCGCCAGGTGATCCATGAAAACGGCCGTCCCATGGATTGCTTCCCGGAATACCGGTATGATTTCTTAAAGGATACCGGAGTGGAGGTGTCGGTGGAAATCCGCGGCCGGGAAGTGCGGGCCAAAGTATGGCTGTGCGACTGCTTTGGAAATGTGCCTCTTTACCTGTTGGATACCAACCTTCCCGATAACAACGACAGCCTCCTCACCGGCCAGCTTTACGGCTGGTTCAATGAGGAACGCATCGCTCAGGAGATGATCTTGGGAATCGGCGGTATCCGCGCTCTGGAGGCCCTGCATATGAAACCCGATCTCTATCATTTCAACGACAGTCATCCCGCTTTTGCCGGCTTGGAGCTCATCCGCCGGGAGATGGAAAAGGACGGTATTACCTTCCAAGAGGCCAGGGAATCGGTGCGCCGCTCCATCGTATTTACCACCCATACCCCTGTGGAAGCTGGAAATGAAGTTCACTCCCATGACCTGCTCCAGTACATGGGGGCATATAATGGGCTGGACAAAGAAGATATCATAGACTTGGGAGGCGATCCGTTTAATATGACGGTGGCCAGCCTGCGCATGAGCTATATGGCCAATGGCGTCGCGCAGCTGCACGGTGAGACAGCGCGGAAAATGTGGGCAAAGGTGGAGGACGCCGCTCCCATTTTAGCCATTACCAACGGCGTTCACAATGGGACGTGGCAGGATGCTCAGGTGTACAGTGCGTATCGGGAAGAAGGGGACCTGATGGCCGCTCACGGGGAAGCCAAGAGAAAAATGATCGATGAAATTGAGCGGCGGAATGGTGTTCGTCTCAAGGAAGACGTCCTGACCATCGGTTTTGCCCGAAGGGCGGCGCCATATAAACGTGGAAACTTGATTTTTGGCCGTATGGAGGTGGTGGAACCTCTGCTGAAGGAGGGGAAACTCCAAATCATTTTCTCCGGCAAAGCCCATCCCAACGACCTTACCGGCAAAGATATTGTGGCCGAATACTATGCCATGTCCCAAAAGTATCCGGAATCCATCGTCTTTGTCCAGGACTATGATATGACAGTGGGCGCGCTTCTCACCCGAGGATGCGACGTATGGCTCAACAATCCCAGACGTCCCATGGAAGCATCAGGCACTTCCGGCATGAAGGCGGCCATGAACGGCGTTCTCAATCTGAGCGTGCTGGACGGGTGGTGGCCGGAAGGCTGCGAACACGGTGCCAATGGCTGGCAGATCGGCGACGGTTACGAAGGGGAAGATCAGGACGAATTGGATCGGGAGTCTCTGTACAAGGTACTGCTCACCGAGGTCATCCCCACTTACTATGAGGACAAGGAAAAATGGGCTAAAATGATGCGCGCTTCCATCTCTATGGCGACCGATCGTTTTTCTGCGGCACGGATGGTACATGAGTATTATGACCTTATGTACAGCCAAAAGCCAGAGGAAAATACGGCTGAGAAAAAGGCGAGTAAATAA
- a CDS encoding alpha-amylase family glycosyl hydrolase translates to MTPLETIQRAVDKIQQGEEYYIPAWWNYLSTSCRKDENRPGEVIVDPRRYYSDCLKKILQDPKRQAEASVEGSVMYSMMPRAFTAWNHTSDGELESGTLLKCIALLPRLKQMGVDLVYLLPIFLSSHAFGKGELPSPYCIQDILSLDPELGDRLIPQITPEEQFAAFVEACHRLGMRVALDFVFRTAARDNVMIREHPDWFYWIKADDRDELQAPGIPGAGHQVVSADNVDALYQSPDMAKFIECFVEPPEEQQWRRIVEEADQQGKGVLDVCIDRLGICTLTGFADTINDPQPPWTDITYLKFYFDPSPAAQRNLPAQELPPFLAQDGVKCSVFEGGNPNRQLWDTIAGVIPHYITRYGLDGARIDMGHALPAPLYREIVRRIKACKPDFLLWSEEFSPENAPRAAQDGNHFITGDLWEIWKNTPSNRVNHRVAKGLQSVLPVTAAVEMADTPRAPLMAGGEGQAKAIFRMLSLLPNNVLLINNGQELGEIQPMNLGLCNDETGRFVLPPDHPMYGKLAFFDRVRFDWLNPGIEERVRWMTEIIDLRRRYGSWIQDKDAFDWDTLDRDGELTVLYYQKEGKALAAVVNRGAETRQVDFSKIFDGSLKGIRSFEVIASDGFSLEGQDKSGELQKFGFVLLESKEEMR, encoded by the coding sequence GTGACTCCGCTTGAGACCATACAAAGAGCGGTGGACAAGATCCAGCAGGGAGAAGAGTATTATATCCCAGCCTGGTGGAATTATTTGTCCACGTCCTGCCGAAAAGATGAAAACCGTCCCGGTGAAGTGATCGTGGATCCCAGACGCTACTACAGTGACTGTTTGAAGAAGATTTTGCAGGATCCCAAAAGGCAAGCAGAAGCTTCTGTAGAGGGGAGCGTCATGTATTCCATGATGCCCCGGGCTTTCACTGCGTGGAACCACACAAGCGATGGGGAGTTGGAAAGCGGCACTTTGCTCAAGTGTATCGCCCTTTTGCCGAGGCTCAAGCAGATGGGCGTGGATCTTGTCTATCTTCTGCCCATTTTTTTATCCAGCCATGCCTTCGGCAAGGGAGAGCTTCCCAGCCCCTACTGCATCCAGGATATTTTATCCTTAGATCCGGAGCTGGGAGACCGATTGATCCCGCAGATTACGCCGGAAGAACAGTTTGCCGCTTTTGTGGAGGCGTGCCATCGCCTGGGAATGCGGGTGGCGTTGGACTTTGTATTTCGTACCGCGGCCAGGGATAATGTGATGATCCGGGAGCATCCCGATTGGTTTTACTGGATCAAGGCGGATGATCGGGACGAGCTACAAGCGCCGGGTATTCCGGGGGCGGGACATCAAGTGGTGAGCGCAGACAATGTGGATGCCCTTTACCAGTCTCCGGACATGGCAAAGTTTATCGAGTGCTTTGTAGAGCCGCCTGAGGAGCAGCAGTGGCGCCGGATAGTGGAAGAGGCCGATCAGCAGGGGAAAGGCGTTTTAGATGTATGCATTGACCGGTTGGGGATTTGTACCCTCACCGGGTTTGCCGATACCATCAACGATCCGCAGCCTCCCTGGACCGACATTACCTATTTAAAGTTTTATTTTGATCCCAGCCCGGCGGCGCAACGCAATTTACCGGCTCAGGAACTGCCGCCTTTTCTGGCGCAGGACGGGGTAAAATGCAGCGTGTTTGAGGGAGGGAATCCCAACCGCCAGCTTTGGGATACCATTGCCGGCGTCATTCCCCATTATATCACCCGATATGGACTGGATGGGGCGCGCATCGATATGGGACATGCGTTGCCGGCTCCCCTTTATCGGGAAATTGTCCGCCGGATCAAGGCGTGCAAACCGGATTTCCTGCTGTGGTCGGAGGAATTTTCCCCGGAGAATGCCCCCCGTGCGGCTCAGGACGGCAATCATTTTATCACCGGGGACTTGTGGGAGATTTGGAAAAATACGCCGTCCAACCGTGTAAACCATCGTGTTGCAAAAGGACTTCAGTCAGTACTGCCGGTGACCGCAGCCGTCGAGATGGCCGATACTCCCCGTGCCCCTCTTATGGCCGGCGGGGAGGGGCAGGCAAAGGCTATTTTTCGTATGTTATCATTGCTGCCCAATAATGTCCTGCTCATCAACAATGGACAGGAATTGGGAGAAATTCAGCCCATGAACCTAGGGCTTTGCAACGATGAAACAGGACGCTTTGTGTTGCCGCCCGATCATCCCATGTATGGCAAACTGGCTTTTTTCGACAGGGTCCGGTTTGACTGGTTAAATCCTGGCATCGAGGAGCGCGTCCGGTGGATGACCGAGATCATTGATTTGCGTCGTCGATACGGTTCTTGGATACAGGATAAGGATGCCTTTGACTGGGATACGCTGGACCGGGATGGAGAGCTGACTGTACTTTACTATCAAAAAGAGGGGAAAGCGTTGGCGGCAGTTGTCAACCGAGGGGCTGAAACGAGACAAGTGGATTTCTCTAAGATTTTTGATGGCAGCTTAAAGGGGATAAGGTCCTTTGAGGTGATAGCCAGTGATGGTTTCAGCTTAGAAGGGCAAGATAAAAGTGGAGAACTCCAGAAATTTGGATTTGTTTTATTGGAGTCGAAGGAGGAAATGAGATGA
- a CDS encoding cupin domain-containing protein translates to MSSIVVKDITRQEAEERGIFKWSTWGCGVSTFDWSYDESETAYLLEGEVEVTANGETVRFGAGQLVYFPAGLDCVWSVKKPVRKHYKFGLPQE, encoded by the coding sequence ATGAGTTCAATTGTTGTCAAGGATATCACCCGCCAGGAGGCGGAGGAGCGGGGCATTTTTAAGTGGAGTACTTGGGGATGCGGCGTCTCCACCTTCGATTGGAGTTATGACGAATCGGAAACCGCTTATCTCCTGGAGGGCGAAGTGGAAGTCACAGCCAATGGGGAAACGGTACGGTTCGGCGCCGGTCAGTTGGTTTACTTCCCCGCCGGCCTGGACTGCGTTTGGTCGGTGAAAAAGCCTGTGCGCAAGCATTATAAATTCGGTCTTCCTCAAGAATAA
- a CDS encoding DUF4364 family protein: MEHDALTAGVSPGGLIDYHQILLLICYMLRHVGQPMVQEHITSIIYENGLANFFEVNAAIGDLMERGHITSFQDTDTGDIMLCVTESGRKVASTLESDLPLSVRERAVTAAVQLLARRNIERQNQVDIVTRENGVAVTCHVSDGKQDLMTLTLLVGDRMQAEAVREHFLSDPTRVYQGVLALQTGDMDSFTDLLRRDGPSF; encoded by the coding sequence GTGGAACACGATGCTCTTACAGCCGGCGTCTCTCCCGGCGGTTTGATCGACTATCACCAGATTTTACTGCTTATCTGTTACATGCTCCGTCATGTGGGACAGCCCATGGTGCAGGAGCATATCACCAGCATCATTTATGAAAATGGATTGGCCAACTTCTTTGAGGTCAATGCCGCCATCGGCGATCTGATGGAACGGGGCCATATCACTTCCTTCCAGGACACGGATACCGGAGATATTATGCTTTGTGTGACGGAGTCCGGCCGGAAAGTGGCGTCCACATTGGAAAGCGATCTGCCTTTGTCAGTGCGGGAACGGGCCGTGACGGCGGCGGTACAGCTTTTGGCACGGCGCAATATCGAACGCCAGAATCAGGTGGATATCGTCACAAGGGAAAACGGCGTGGCGGTTACCTGCCATGTATCTGACGGAAAACAAGATCTGATGACCCTCACCCTCTTGGTGGGGGACCGCATGCAGGCCGAGGCTGTCCGGGAACATTTTTTAAGCGATCCCACTCGCGTATACCAGGGGGTCCTCGCCCTCCAGACAGGGGATATGGACAGTTTTACCGATCTTCTTCGGCGGGACGGCCCTTCTTTCTGA
- a CDS encoding pro-sigmaK processing inhibitor BofA family protein — protein MGFAISASVLAVGGLIILAAMVRTGKPVGAFFKSCAQGILLMIAVNLTSSFTGMALSVNGLSLGFACLAGAPGVISLLLLNMAAL, from the coding sequence ATAGGTTTTGCTATTTCGGCATCGGTACTGGCAGTCGGGGGACTGATCATTTTAGCCGCCATGGTGCGGACCGGTAAACCAGTGGGAGCCTTTTTCAAATCTTGCGCACAAGGCATCCTCTTGATGATAGCCGTCAATCTGACCAGCTCCTTTACCGGTATGGCTCTTTCGGTCAATGGACTAAGTCTGGGTTTTGCCTGTTTGGCCGGTGCACCGGGCGTGATTTCACTGCTTCTTTTGAACATGGCGGCTTTGTGA
- a CDS encoding DUF2508 family protein yields MERMKDIARNLFGRKRESLPEVDPEKERLLEEIRLVCQMMQTAHSRFSAQSDEDLMEACIYEMEALEARYRYLNRQAREQGITCQPYEMHMDAKEGNVVG; encoded by the coding sequence ATGGAACGAATGAAAGACATTGCTAGAAACCTTTTTGGGAGAAAGCGTGAATCTTTGCCGGAAGTCGATCCGGAAAAGGAACGTCTGCTGGAAGAAATCCGACTGGTCTGCCAGATGATGCAGACCGCTCATTCCCGTTTTTCAGCTCAAAGCGATGAGGATCTGATGGAAGCGTGCATCTATGAGATGGAGGCGCTGGAGGCCCGATACCGGTATCTCAACCGGCAAGCCCGGGAACAGGGCATCACCTGCCAGCCTTATGAGATGCACATGGATGCAAAGGAGGGAAATGTGGTGGGATAG